From one Chloroflexota bacterium genomic stretch:
- a CDS encoding flippase-like domain-containing protein, whose translation MAEPPEVSLKRRFLNLRTLLSFALALGFLVFLLFRLDVDLSATWARIKGVNPFLYLLAFLAYYASFPLRAWRWRLLLVNVGYEASRLPTIRRLTSIFIINFFANCVLYARLGDAYRAYLLKEDTGASFPRALGTVVAERVLDLVTVLLLLIISGVGLWRQGGIFLSV comes from the coding sequence ATGGCAGAGCCGCCGGAGGTCTCTCTAAAAAGGCGCTTCCTGAACCTGCGCACCCTTCTCTCCTTTGCCCTGGCCCTGGGCTTTCTCGTCTTCCTCCTCTTCCGGCTGGATGTGGACCTCTCGGCTACCTGGGCCAGGATAAAGGGGGTAAACCCATTCCTCTACCTCCTGGCTTTCCTGGCATATTACGCCAGCTTTCCCCTGAGGGCCTGGCGGTGGAGGCTGTTGCTGGTCAACGTGGGCTATGAGGCCTCTCGCCTCCCCACCATCCGGAGGCTCACCTCCATATTCATTATCAATTTCTTCGCCAACTGCGTCCTCTATGCCCGCCTGGGGGACGCCTACCGGGCCTACCTGCTGAAAGAGGACACGGGGGCCAGCTTCCCCAGAGCACTGGGGACGGTGGTGGCGGAGAGGGTCCTGGACCTGGTTACTGTTCTTCTCCTGCTTATCATCTCCGGGGTGGGGTTGTGGAGGCAGGGGGGCATCTTTCTCTCCGTGC
- a CDS encoding ABC transporter ATP-binding protein translates to MLEVNCITKIFGGGEARAVALNDVSFNVNDGDYIAVMGPSGSGKSTLLNVIGGLERPSSGEVILNGQRIDNLDEDKLVNVRRGKIAYVFQQYHLLRSLTALENVLLPLTFSGSNGKRARAMELLERMGLGKRANHTPNQLSGGEQQRVAIARALICDPALVLADEPTGNIDQRNGKAILDIFDQLNREGRTIVMVTHNREAAERAREIIILRDGQIAQRTKNTNCAPSK, encoded by the coding sequence ATGTTAGAGGTGAATTGTATCACCAAGATTTTCGGCGGCGGGGAGGCTAGAGCCGTCGCCCTTAACGACGTGTCATTCAATGTCAACGATGGCGACTATATCGCAGTTATGGGGCCATCGGGCAGCGGGAAGTCAACGCTGCTCAATGTGATAGGCGGCCTCGAAAGGCCCTCTTCTGGTGAGGTTATCCTGAACGGCCAGCGAATCGACAACCTGGACGAAGACAAGCTGGTTAACGTCCGAAGAGGGAAGATAGCCTACGTTTTCCAGCAATATCACCTGTTGCGCTCCTTGACCGCTCTGGAGAATGTACTGCTGCCGCTCACGTTCTCCGGCAGCAACGGCAAACGGGCACGAGCCATGGAACTGCTTGAACGGATGGGGTTGGGGAAGCGGGCCAATCATACACCAAACCAGCTGAGCGGAGGGGAGCAGCAAAGAGTCGCCATTGCCCGGGCGTTGATTTGTGACCCCGCGCTTGTGCTGGCCGATGAACCGACGGGCAACATCGACCAGAGGAACGGAAAGGCAATTCTGGACATATTCGACCAGCTAAACAGGGAAGGGAGGACCATCGTCATGGTTACTCATAACCGCGAGGCAGCCGAGCGTGCCAGGGAAATCATCATCCTCCGCGATGGGCAGATAGCGCAGCGGACCAAGAATACGAACTGTGCTCCGAGTAAGTGA
- a CDS encoding ABC transporter permease produces the protein MKLYQVVLKDIRRRKRRVLYAVLGVVIGTMTVVSILTVAAAGQARITAQLEKYGANLSVMPATKTIDNGLGDLSLGTMNLGDNYISEDKVPQIRQIADHMIKEALGITEPGNIASIAPKLFVNADIKGAQVVAVGIDPEEQFKVNTWWQVAKGEYLDTGDQALLGSQAAAMLKLDVGDAVSLNGRTLTVVGILHDTGAGDDYQAFVPLATLQGAYNKHGLISSVDIRALCNACPVEIIADGINQNISGVRAVAVKQIADSEMGMLQKIGKFMLALAGVSLVVGGFGVFNTLLTSINERIRDLAIMRAVGASGGQITKALIYEAIVVGVAGGVLGYGAGTLLAYAIGPLIFEGTSILFVAPYLPLSIGLAILISLLATLYPAMRATRVKIADCFRAV, from the coding sequence ATGAAACTATATCAGGTGGTTCTGAAAGACATCAGGCGCCGTAAGCGACGAGTTCTGTACGCTGTCCTCGGCGTAGTCATAGGTACGATGACGGTAGTGAGCATACTGACTGTAGCTGCTGCCGGTCAGGCCAGAATCACAGCCCAGCTGGAGAAATACGGTGCCAATCTCAGCGTCATGCCCGCGACGAAGACCATCGACAACGGGCTCGGCGACCTGAGTCTCGGAACGATGAACCTGGGAGACAACTATATCAGCGAGGACAAGGTTCCCCAGATCAGGCAGATAGCCGATCACATGATCAAGGAGGCGCTGGGAATCACCGAACCAGGCAACATTGCCAGCATCGCACCAAAGCTGTTCGTGAACGCAGATATCAAAGGGGCTCAGGTAGTTGCGGTAGGTATTGACCCTGAAGAACAGTTCAAAGTAAACACGTGGTGGCAGGTTGCCAAAGGGGAGTACCTTGATACCGGTGACCAGGCCCTGCTGGGGTCTCAAGCTGCGGCTATGCTCAAGCTCGACGTCGGTGACGCAGTTTCTCTTAACGGCAGGACACTGACTGTGGTTGGCATTCTCCATGACACGGGCGCCGGTGATGACTACCAGGCCTTCGTTCCGCTGGCGACCCTCCAGGGAGCATACAACAAGCATGGCTTGATATCTTCTGTGGATATTCGGGCCCTGTGCAATGCGTGCCCTGTTGAGATTATTGCTGACGGCATCAACCAGAACATCTCCGGAGTCCGCGCCGTTGCGGTGAAGCAAATTGCCGACTCTGAGATGGGCATGCTGCAAAAGATTGGCAAATTCATGCTGGCCCTGGCCGGGGTCAGCCTGGTGGTCGGCGGCTTCGGCGTATTTAACACTCTCCTGACCTCAATCAATGAGAGGATAAGGGACCTGGCAATCATGAGGGCGGTGGGGGCGTCTGGAGGCCAGATAACCAAGGCCCTCATCTACGAGGCTATAGTGGTTGGTGTCGCCGGCGGTGTGCTGGGCTACGGTGCAGGAACACTGTTGGCCTATGCAATCGGACCGCTGATATTCGAAGGCACGAGTATTCTGTTCGTTGCCCCTTATTTGCCGCTATCGATAGGGTTGGCCATACTGATTTCTCTACTAGCTACCCTCTATCCGGCAATGCGGGCTACCAGAGTGAAAATAGCTGACTGCTTCAGGGCAGTCTAG
- a CDS encoding DUF2318 domain-containing protein produces the protein MNSRWFLAAVIASGMLVAACGRGAKAPTPTPALAPARASAPTAGPTPTPTLAPSPAPTATPTPTPAPTATPTPTPTPTTTGPSSRSNVAYRPKTVTPQISGTTVSISAEEVGRNGIENFSASSPAGNMPFMAYQLDGKYYVRAAVCVPCGGRSFTLKNGTLICDSCGTVFNASTGIGIRGVSACMSYAKKAAAYTIDGGNIVMSMDDLTTAYRNTLNRK, from the coding sequence GTGAATTCGCGGTGGTTTCTAGCTGCAGTGATTGCCAGCGGGATGCTGGTGGCTGCCTGTGGCCGAGGGGCCAAAGCCCCAACGCCCACGCCTGCCCTTGCGCCGGCTCGCGCCTCAGCACCTACTGCCGGTCCGACCCCAACGCCTACCCTTGCTCCGAGCCCGGCGCCTACCGCAACTCCCACCCCAACTCCTGCCCCTACCGCAACTCCTACTCCTACTCCAACGCCTACCACCACGGGGCCTTCGTCAAGGAGCAATGTGGCCTATCGTCCCAAAACGGTCACGCCGCAGATTTCCGGCACAACGGTGTCCATATCCGCCGAGGAAGTTGGACGCAACGGGATAGAGAACTTCTCTGCCAGTTCACCAGCCGGCAACATGCCCTTTATGGCATACCAGCTTGACGGGAAGTACTACGTCCGGGCAGCCGTTTGTGTCCCCTGCGGGGGAAGGAGCTTTACCCTGAAGAACGGAACGTTGATTTGTGACAGCTGCGGGACGGTGTTTAACGCCAGCACAGGGATTGGCATCAGAGGCGTTTCCGCTTGCATGTCATACGCGAAGAAAGCGGCAGCCTACACGATTGACGGCGGCAACATCGTCATGAGTATGGATGACCTGACAACGGCCTATCGGAATACTCTTAACCGGAAGTAG
- the sucC gene encoding ADP-forming succinate--CoA ligase subunit beta: MKIHEYQAKGLLAQYRIPIPRGRAARSLQEAREIARELGTKVVLKAQVHAGGRGKGGGIRQADTPHEAEAIARALLGKRLVTSQTGPGGLPVNEVLVEEAAEIRRELYLGIALDRKAGLPVVLASPSGGMDIEQMARDIPERVFRAGIDLPLSARPSTGRKLAVALDLEPGLLGPFSDIVCRLLKLYWEKDCSLAEINPLALTARGKLLALDAKLIFDDNALFRHPELQQLRDPEQEDPREREALSLGLRNYVRLDGNIGCMVNGAGLAMAVMDLITLAGGRPANFLDIGTLNTPERVVNAFKVLVADPGVRAVLVNIFGGMARVDVIARGMVEAFKSLDIRFPVVVRLAGTNAEEGQRILEESRLPLIFAGDMGDAARKAVEAAR, from the coding sequence ATGAAAATTCATGAATACCAGGCCAAGGGCCTTCTGGCCCAGTACCGCATCCCCATCCCCAGGGGAAGGGCCGCCAGGAGCCTCCAGGAGGCCCGGGAGATAGCCCGGGAGCTGGGCACAAAGGTGGTCCTCAAGGCGCAGGTCCACGCCGGGGGAAGGGGGAAGGGGGGTGGGATAAGGCAGGCCGACACCCCTCATGAGGCCGAGGCCATAGCCAGGGCCTTGCTGGGGAAGAGGCTGGTTACCTCCCAGACGGGGCCTGGCGGCCTGCCCGTCAACGAGGTCCTGGTGGAGGAAGCGGCAGAGATCCGCAGGGAGCTCTACCTGGGAATCGCCCTGGACCGGAAGGCGGGGCTGCCGGTGGTCTTGGCCAGCCCCTCAGGGGGGATGGACATTGAGCAGATGGCCCGGGACATCCCCGAGAGGGTCTTCCGGGCCGGGATAGACCTCCCCCTCTCCGCCCGTCCCTCTACCGGCCGGAAGCTGGCGGTGGCCCTGGACCTGGAGCCGGGCCTTCTGGGACCTTTCTCGGATATTGTCTGCCGTCTTCTGAAGCTCTACTGGGAGAAGGACTGTTCCCTGGCGGAGATAAATCCCCTGGCCCTGACCGCCAGGGGAAAGCTCCTGGCCCTGGATGCCAAGCTCATCTTTGACGATAACGCCCTCTTTCGTCACCCGGAGCTCCAGCAGCTCCGGGACCCAGAGCAGGAGGACCCCCGGGAGCGGGAGGCCCTCTCCCTGGGGTTGAGGAACTACGTCAGGCTGGACGGGAATATAGGCTGCATGGTCAACGGGGCCGGCCTGGCGATGGCGGTGATGGACCTTATCACCCTGGCGGGGGGCCGGCCGGCCAACTTCCTGGATATCGGCACCCTCAACACCCCAGAGCGGGTGGTCAACGCCTTCAAAGTCCTTGTGGCTGACCCCGGTGTGAGGGCGGTCCTGGTGAATATCTTCGGGGGGATGGCGCGGGTGGACGTCATCGCCCGGGGGATGGTTGAGGCCTTCAAGAGCCTGGACATCCGCTTCCCCGTTGTGGTGAGGCTGGCGGGGACAAACGCGGAGGAGGGGCAGAGGATTCTTGAGGAATCCAGGTTGCCCCTCATCTTCGCCGGCGACATGGGGGATGCCGCAAGGAAGGCGGTGGAAGCGGCCCGGTGA